Proteins encoded by one window of Salvia splendens isolate huo1 chromosome 5, SspV2, whole genome shotgun sequence:
- the LOC121802395 gene encoding bark storage protein A-like gives MGVFRVLLLVGLSLLVVISEAAIPTKTLRQINKANRDGPYLGLVIPNQFELNPLLQHPSYKPSNLTIDVSGKRFRFGTVAGEKAILVMTGLAMVNSGITTQLLVTLFNLKGVIHHGIAGNADPSLHIGDVAIPQYWSHSGLWNWQRYGDGPENPLALEASGDYTRDIGYIKFANYSTTSTDNFLNNVWYQPEEVFPIDGTPEERQHIFWVPVDPHYFNLAKKLEEVTLEKCLNATLCLTYPPKIIRVARGTSASIYVDNAAYRSFIYDKFEVSPVEMESAAVALVCHQQRVPFITFRAISDLAGGGTEESNEADAFTPLASTNAVEVVVQFIKILSQSLVRANVN, from the exons ATGGGTGTTTTTAGGGTTTTGTTGTTAGTTGGTTTGAGTTTGTTGGTAGTAATAAGCGAAGCTGCAATTCCTACAAAAACACTCAGACAAATTAATAAGGCTAATAGAGATGGGCCTTATTTGGGATTGGTGATTCCAAATCAATTTGAGCTAAACCCTCTTCTTCAACATCCTAGCTATAAACCCTCTAATCTCACAATCGACGTCTCAG GAAAAAGATTCAGGTTTGGAACTGTTGCTGGAGAAAAGGCCATTTTGGTTATGACGGGATTGGCTATG GTAAATTCAGGCATCACGACACAACTTCTAGTGACATTGTTCAACCTGAAAGGAGTTATACATCATGGAATAGCTGGAAATGCAGATCCATCTCTTCACATTGGAGATGTTGCCATTCCTCAGTATTGGTCTCATTCAGGTCTCTGGAATTGGCAG AGGTACGGAGATGGACCCGAAAATCCCCTAGCACTTGAAGCTAGTGGTGACTACACAAGAGATATTGGTTACATCAAATTTGCAAATTACTCCACAACATCCACTGATAATTTCTTGAACAATGTGTGGTATCAACCTGAGGAAGTTTTCCCCATCGATGGCACCCCTGAGGAAAGACAACACATCTTTTGGGTCCCTGTAGATCCTCATTATTTCAATCTCGCCAAAAAATTAGAG GAGGTGACATTAGAGAAGTGTCTAAATGCAACATTATGCCTAACTTACCCTCCGAAAATCATCCGAGTAGCGCGAGGTACAAGCGCCAGCATCTACGTGGACAATGCAGCCTATAGAAGTTTCATATACGACAAATTTGAGGTGAGTCCGGTTGAGATGGAGAGCGCCGCCGTGGCGTTGGTCTGCCACCAGCAGAGGGTTCCTTTTATTACTTTTCGGGCGATTTCCGACCTCGCCGGAGGCGGCACCGAAGAGTCCAACGAGGCTGACGCGTTCACTCCGCTCGCCTCCACCAATGCCGTGGAGGTGGTCGTTCAGTTCATCAAGATATTGAGCCAAAGCTTGGTGCGAGCTAATGTTAATTAG